One window of Oligoflexia bacterium genomic DNA carries:
- a CDS encoding helix-turn-helix transcriptional regulator — translation MSTKKIKYGVRDVEVEYGPLTFAKVLESHRLSEDMSQREFSELLGISQQSLCDLEKGRKIPTPERAARIAKKLEEPADYWIKLSLQDMLRAQNFDYEVNLSGPSKRKKVSGE, via the coding sequence ATGAGTACTAAGAAAATAAAATACGGTGTCCGTGATGTTGAAGTGGAATACGGCCCCCTGACTTTTGCGAAAGTATTGGAGTCTCATCGTCTTAGCGAGGACATGTCTCAAAGAGAATTTTCAGAGTTGTTGGGTATTTCGCAACAGAGTCTTTGTGATCTAGAAAAAGGGAGAAAAATTCCAACCCCTGAAAGGGCCGCCAGAATTGCAAAGAAACTTGAAGAGCCTGCTGATTATTGGATAAAATTATCTCTTCAAGATATGTTGCGCGCTCAGAATTTTGATTATGAAGTGAACTTGTCTGGGCCCTCAAAAAGAAAAAAAGTCTCTGGAGAATGA